The Vulpes lagopus strain Blue_001 chromosome 6, ASM1834538v1, whole genome shotgun sequence genome has a segment encoding these proteins:
- the SGMS2 gene encoding phosphatidylcholine:ceramide cholinephosphotransferase 2 isoform X2: protein MSIVGRRFFFIIGTLYLYRCITMYVTTLPVPGMHFQCAPKLNGDSQAKIQRILRLISGGGLSITGSHILCGDFLFSGHTVVLTLTYLFIKEYSPRHFWWYHLICWLLSAAGIICILVAHEHYTVDVIIAYYITTRLFWWYHSMANEKNLKVSSQTNFLSRAWWFPIFYFFEKNVQGSIPCCFSWPLSWPPGCFKSSCKKYSRVQKIGEDNEKST from the exons AT GTCAATAGTAGGACGTAGATTCTTTTTTATCATTGGAACTTTATACCTGTATCGCTGTATCACAATGTACGTTACTACTCTTCCTGTGCCTGGAATGCATTTTCAGTGTGCCCCAAAG CTCAACGGAGACTCTCAGGCAAAAATACAACGGATTCTACGATTGATTTCTGGTGGTGGATTGTCCATAACTGGATCCCATATCTTGTGTGGAGACTTCCTCTTCAGTGGTCACACTGTTGTGCTGACACTTACTTATTTGTTCATCAAAGAAT ATTCACCTCGTCACTTCTGGTGGTATCATTTAATCTGCTGGCTGCTGAGTGCCGCCGGGATCATCTGCATTCTTGTAGCACACGAACACTATACTGTTGATGTGATCATTGCTTATTATATTACAACACGGCTGTTTTGGTGGTACCACTCAATGGCCAATGAAAAG aACTTGAAAGTCTCTTCACAGACTAATTTCTTGTCTCGAGCGTGGTGGTtccccatcttttattttttcgaGAAAAACGTACAAGGCTCAATTCCTTGCTGCTTCTCCTGGCCACTCTCCTGGCCCCCTGGCTGCTTTAAATCTTCATGCAAGAAGTATTCACGGGTTCAGAAGATAGGTGAAGATAATGAGAAATCTACCTGA
- the SGMS2 gene encoding phosphatidylcholine:ceramide cholinephosphotransferase 2 isoform X1: MDIIETAKLEEHMENQTNDPANTYTRPAEPPEEENKNGNSKPKSLSNGLRKGTKKYPDYIQIAMPTESRNKFPLEWWKTGIAFVYALFNLVLTTVMITVVHERVPPKELSPPLPDKFFDYIDRVKWAFSVSEINGIILVGLWITQWLFLRYKSIVGRRFFFIIGTLYLYRCITMYVTTLPVPGMHFQCAPKLNGDSQAKIQRILRLISGGGLSITGSHILCGDFLFSGHTVVLTLTYLFIKEYSPRHFWWYHLICWLLSAAGIICILVAHEHYTVDVIIAYYITTRLFWWYHSMANEKNLKVSSQTNFLSRAWWFPIFYFFEKNVQGSIPCCFSWPLSWPPGCFKSSCKKYSRVQKIGEDNEKST, encoded by the exons ATGGATATTATAGAGACAGCGAAACTTGAAGAGCATATGGAAAATCAAACCAATGATCCTGCAAATACTTACACGAGACCTGCTGAGCCTCccgaagaagaaaacaaaaatggcaaCAGTAAACCTAAGAGCTTATCCAATGGGTTGCGAAAGGGCACCAAAAAGTACCCAGACTATATCCAAATTGCTATGCCCACTGAATCAAGGAACAAATTTCCCCTGGAGTGGTGGAAAACAGGTATTGCCTTCGTGTATGCTCTTTTCAACCTCGTCTTAACAACCGTTATGATCACAGTTGTACACGAAAGAGTGCCTCCCAAGGAGCTCAGCCCTCCACTACCAGACAAGTTTTTTGATTACATTGATCGGGTAAAATGGGCATTTTCTGTATCAGAAATAAATGGGATTATATTAGTTGGACTATGGATCACCCAGTGGCTGTTCCTGAGATACAA GTCAATAGTAGGACGTAGATTCTTTTTTATCATTGGAACTTTATACCTGTATCGCTGTATCACAATGTACGTTACTACTCTTCCTGTGCCTGGAATGCATTTTCAGTGTGCCCCAAAG CTCAACGGAGACTCTCAGGCAAAAATACAACGGATTCTACGATTGATTTCTGGTGGTGGATTGTCCATAACTGGATCCCATATCTTGTGTGGAGACTTCCTCTTCAGTGGTCACACTGTTGTGCTGACACTTACTTATTTGTTCATCAAAGAAT ATTCACCTCGTCACTTCTGGTGGTATCATTTAATCTGCTGGCTGCTGAGTGCCGCCGGGATCATCTGCATTCTTGTAGCACACGAACACTATACTGTTGATGTGATCATTGCTTATTATATTACAACACGGCTGTTTTGGTGGTACCACTCAATGGCCAATGAAAAG aACTTGAAAGTCTCTTCACAGACTAATTTCTTGTCTCGAGCGTGGTGGTtccccatcttttattttttcgaGAAAAACGTACAAGGCTCAATTCCTTGCTGCTTCTCCTGGCCACTCTCCTGGCCCCCTGGCTGCTTTAAATCTTCATGCAAGAAGTATTCACGGGTTCAGAAGATAGGTGAAGATAATGAGAAATCTACCTGA